The Bradyrhizobium sp. WBAH42 genome includes a window with the following:
- a CDS encoding RsmB/NOP family class I SAM-dependent RNA methyltransferase, with product MPSQRFVPPSEVPGLAARRIAADIVDGVLHKHRTLDDQLDGGGAHPGLKTLADRDRALMRRLVATVLRRLGTLGHVLSRLLDKGIPSEAPRAQSALLIGAAQILWMDVPDHAAVDLSVRLVQSDRRAARYAGLVNAVLRRCAREGKALVEEVATQSLDLPPWLLARWSAHYGEATARDMASALGHEPSLDLTVKSDPAQWASRLHGETLPTGTVRMLLHGAVTMLPGFAEGQWWVQDAAAALPARLFGDVKGKSIADLCAAPGGKTAQLALSGAHVTAIDRSPARVARLRENLTRLSLQAETVVADAVEWAGPAEAFDGILIDAPCTSTGTIRRHPDVAWLRQDSDIAPLAALQQRLLKKSVSLLKPGGTLVYCTCSLEPEEGEQAVAALLAAEPALRRAPILASEVADLGEILNRDGDLRTLPCHLPNADPRLGGLDGFFAARLVKS from the coding sequence ATGCCATCTCAACGTTTCGTCCCTCCGTCCGAAGTGCCCGGCCTTGCGGCGCGACGGATTGCCGCCGACATCGTCGACGGCGTGCTGCACAAGCACCGCACGCTCGACGACCAGCTCGACGGCGGCGGTGCCCATCCCGGACTGAAGACGCTGGCCGACCGCGACCGCGCGCTGATGCGGCGCCTGGTCGCCACCGTGCTGCGCCGGCTCGGCACGCTCGGCCATGTGCTGTCCCGCCTGCTCGACAAGGGCATCCCCTCCGAAGCGCCGCGGGCGCAGAGCGCACTTCTGATCGGAGCCGCGCAAATCCTTTGGATGGACGTTCCGGATCACGCCGCGGTCGATCTCTCCGTCCGCCTCGTGCAATCCGACCGCCGCGCCGCGCGCTATGCCGGCCTCGTCAATGCCGTGCTGCGCCGCTGCGCGCGCGAGGGCAAGGCGCTGGTCGAGGAGGTCGCGACGCAATCGCTGGATCTGCCGCCATGGCTGCTCGCGCGCTGGAGCGCGCATTATGGCGAGGCGACCGCACGAGACATGGCATCCGCGCTCGGCCACGAGCCTTCGCTCGATCTCACGGTGAAATCGGATCCCGCACAATGGGCGAGCCGCCTGCATGGCGAGACGCTGCCGACGGGAACGGTGCGGATGCTGCTGCACGGTGCGGTGACCATGCTGCCCGGCTTCGCCGAAGGACAATGGTGGGTGCAGGACGCCGCCGCCGCGCTACCGGCGCGGCTGTTCGGCGACGTCAAGGGCAAGTCCATTGCCGATCTCTGCGCCGCCCCCGGCGGCAAGACCGCGCAGCTGGCGCTATCGGGCGCGCATGTGACGGCGATCGACCGCTCGCCCGCGCGGGTGGCGCGTTTACGCGAAAACCTGACGCGGCTGTCGCTGCAGGCCGAGACCGTCGTCGCTGACGCCGTCGAATGGGCCGGCCCGGCCGAGGCATTCGACGGTATTCTGATCGATGCGCCCTGCACCTCCACCGGCACGATTCGCCGGCATCCCGACGTCGCATGGCTGCGGCAGGACTCCGACATCGCCCCCCTGGCCGCGCTCCAGCAGCGGCTGCTGAAGAAATCCGTCTCGCTGCTCAAGCCGGGCGGGACACTGGTCTATTGCACCTGTTCGCTGGAACCCGAGGAGGGCGAGCAGGCGGTGGCGGCGCTGCTCGCCGCCGAGCCCGCGCTTCGCCGCGCCCCGATCTTGGCGTCGGAGGTTGCGGACCTCGGCGAAATCCTCAACCGGGACGGCGATCTGCGTACCCTGCCCTGCCATCTCCCGAACGCCGATCCCAGGCTCGGCGGGCTCGACGGATTTTTCGCGGCCCGGCTCGTTAAATCCTGA
- a CDS encoding DUF1674 domain-containing protein — translation MSDPVPDRKPLSPAAQRALAEAEARRQAAAAQAKNEAEVKAKELQGPQGPEPTRYGDWERKGIASDF, via the coding sequence ATGAGTGACCCCGTTCCCGATCGCAAGCCGCTGTCGCCGGCCGCCCAGCGTGCGCTGGCCGAGGCCGAGGCGCGCCGGCAGGCTGCGGCCGCCCAGGCCAAGAACGAGGCCGAGGTCAAAGCGAAGGAGTTGCAGGGTCCGCAGGGGCCCGAGCCCACCCGCTACGGCGATTGGGAGCGCAAGGGCATCGCTTCCGACTTCTGA
- the cysN gene encoding sulfate adenylyltransferase subunit CysN, translating into MSYHEAPTIAATDAPRLEHDDRPTLRFVTCGSVDDGKSTLVGRLLYDSKTLLDDQLDALASESKTAGTTGGDLDFALLVDGLQAEREQGITIDVAYRFFATKLRRFIVADTPGHAQYTRNMATGASNADLAVVLVDARKGVITQTRRHSHILSLLGIRHVVLAVNKMDLIGFDGDRFASITAEYLTLAGQLGISQVQCIPVVAPDGDNIVAASTRMPWYTGPTITAYLESVDAAGDASQQPFRLPVQWVSRPHADFRGFCGRIASGTIAVGDAVRAQPSGHQTRIARILTPGGEHNHAGPGESITLTLADEIDVSRGDVLTAGSAAPVSDQLAAHLVWFDDEAMVAGRRYLLRCGAASTGAVITTLKHRVAIDTRAREGATTLDVNEIGYVHLDLDRPLVFEAYRDNRDMGSFILIDPISHRTAAAGMIDMSLRRATNVHWQRLAVDKSVRARLKQQRPCVLWFTGLSGAGKSTIANLVDSRLAELGRHAALLDGDNLRHGINRDLGFSNAERTENVRRVAEIAALFVDAGLIALVALISPFRSERELARQRLEAGEFIEIHVATPLADCERRDPKGLYRKARAGELPAFTGIDHPYEAPLAPDITLDTSELSSEAACERIIRYLREHNYL; encoded by the coding sequence ATGTCCTATCACGAGGCACCGACGATCGCCGCGACCGATGCGCCGCGGCTCGAGCATGACGATCGGCCGACTCTGCGTTTCGTCACCTGCGGCAGCGTCGACGACGGCAAGAGCACGCTGGTCGGCCGGCTGCTCTACGATTCGAAGACGCTGCTCGACGACCAGCTCGACGCGCTCGCCTCGGAGAGCAAGACCGCCGGAACCACCGGCGGCGACCTCGACTTCGCGCTGCTGGTCGACGGGTTGCAGGCCGAGCGCGAGCAGGGCATCACCATCGACGTGGCCTACCGCTTCTTCGCCACGAAGCTGCGCCGCTTCATCGTCGCCGACACGCCGGGGCATGCGCAATATACCCGCAACATGGCGACCGGCGCCTCCAATGCCGACCTCGCCGTGGTGCTGGTCGACGCGCGCAAGGGCGTGATCACGCAGACGCGGCGCCACAGCCACATCCTGTCGCTGCTCGGCATCCGCCACGTCGTGCTCGCCGTGAACAAGATGGACCTGATCGGATTCGACGGTGATCGCTTCGCTTCCATCACCGCCGAATACCTGACTCTGGCCGGCCAGCTCGGGATCTCCCAGGTCCAGTGCATCCCGGTCGTGGCGCCCGACGGCGACAACATCGTCGCCGCGAGCACGCGCATGCCCTGGTACACGGGGCCGACCATTACGGCCTATCTGGAATCCGTGGACGCGGCCGGGGACGCCTCGCAGCAGCCGTTCCGGCTGCCGGTGCAATGGGTGAGCCGGCCGCATGCGGATTTTCGCGGCTTCTGCGGACGGATCGCGAGCGGGACGATCGCGGTGGGCGATGCAGTCCGCGCGCAGCCGTCGGGACACCAGACCCGCATCGCACGCATTCTCACGCCCGGCGGCGAACACAATCACGCAGGGCCGGGCGAGTCCATCACCCTCACGCTCGCCGACGAGATCGACGTCAGTCGCGGCGACGTGCTGACCGCCGGATCTGCCGCGCCGGTGTCGGACCAGCTCGCGGCCCATCTCGTCTGGTTCGATGACGAAGCCATGGTCGCCGGCCGGCGCTATCTGCTCCGGTGCGGCGCCGCCTCGACCGGCGCGGTGATCACGACGCTCAAGCACCGGGTCGCCATCGACACCAGGGCGCGGGAAGGCGCCACCACGCTCGACGTCAACGAGATCGGCTATGTCCATCTCGATCTCGACCGGCCGCTGGTGTTCGAGGCCTATCGCGACAACCGCGACATGGGCAGCTTCATCCTGATCGACCCGATCAGCCATCGCACCGCCGCGGCTGGAATGATCGACATGTCGCTCCGCCGCGCCACCAACGTTCATTGGCAGCGGCTTGCGGTCGACAAATCCGTGCGAGCCCGGCTGAAGCAGCAACGGCCCTGCGTGCTCTGGTTCACGGGGCTGAGCGGCGCCGGCAAATCGACCATCGCCAATCTCGTCGACAGCCGGCTTGCCGAGCTCGGGCGCCATGCCGCGTTGCTCGATGGCGACAATCTTCGTCACGGCATCAACCGCGACCTCGGCTTTTCCAATGCGGAGAGAACGGAGAACGTCAGGCGCGTCGCGGAGATCGCGGCACTGTTCGTCGATGCCGGCTTGATCGCGCTGGTGGCGCTGATCTCGCCGTTTCGCAGTGAGCGCGAGCTGGCCCGCCAGCGGCTCGAGGCGGGTGAGTTCATCGAGATCCACGTCGCGACGCCGCTTGCCGACTGCGAGCGCCGCGATCCCAAGGGGCTCTATCGCAAGGCCCGGGCGGGCGAGCTGCCGGCATTCACCGGCATCGATCATCCCTACGAAGCGCCGCTGGCACCGGACATCACCCTCGACACCTCGGAGCTGTCGAGCGAGGCGGCCTGCGAACGCATCATCCGCTACTTGCGAGAGCACAATTACCTGTGA
- the cysD gene encoding sulfate adenylyltransferase subunit CysD, with protein sequence MLDIPTTARSALPERAGGKQLHVTSHLRRLEAESIHILRETAAEFRKPVMLYSIGKDSSVLLHLAMKAFDPGKPPFPLLHVDTTWKFREMIAFRDRRARELGLDLIVHTNADGLSQGIDPFTHGSARYTDVMKTQALRQALDLHGFDAAIGGARRDEEKSRAKERVFSHRSAAHRWDPKNQRPELWGLYNTRLAPGESMRVFPLSNWTEIDVWDYILLEDIPIVPLYLAASRPVVERDGALIMVDDGRMPLQPGEEPQWRSVRFRTLGCYPLTGATSSTAATLPEIVQEMMASRTSERQGRMIDRDSPASMERKKAEGYF encoded by the coding sequence ATGCTGGACATCCCCACGACCGCCAGATCCGCCCTCCCTGAAAGGGCCGGCGGCAAGCAGCTTCACGTCACAAGCCATCTCCGACGGCTGGAGGCGGAAAGCATCCACATCCTGCGAGAGACGGCGGCCGAGTTCCGCAAGCCGGTCATGCTGTATTCGATCGGGAAGGATTCGTCGGTGCTGCTGCATCTGGCGATGAAGGCCTTTGATCCCGGCAAGCCGCCGTTTCCGCTGCTGCATGTCGATACGACCTGGAAGTTTCGCGAGATGATCGCGTTTCGGGATCGACGCGCGCGCGAGCTCGGCCTCGACCTGATCGTCCATACCAACGCTGACGGATTGAGCCAGGGCATCGACCCTTTCACCCACGGCTCGGCCCGCTACACCGACGTCATGAAGACGCAAGCGCTGCGACAGGCGCTGGACCTCCACGGCTTCGACGCCGCGATCGGAGGCGCGCGGCGCGACGAGGAGAAGTCGCGCGCCAAGGAGCGCGTGTTCTCGCACCGCAGCGCTGCGCATCGCTGGGATCCGAAGAACCAGCGGCCGGAGCTGTGGGGCCTGTACAACACGAGGCTCGCGCCCGGCGAGAGCATGCGGGTGTTTCCACTGTCGAACTGGACCGAGATCGACGTGTGGGACTACATCCTGCTCGAGGACATCCCGATCGTTCCGCTCTATCTCGCAGCTTCGCGCCCCGTGGTCGAGCGCGACGGCGCGTTGATCATGGTGGACGACGGCCGGATGCCGCTCCAGCCTGGCGAAGAGCCGCAATGGCGCTCCGTCAGGTTTCGCACCCTCGGCTGCTATCCCCTCACCGGCGCAACGAGCTCAACGGCGGCAACGCTGCCTGAGATCGTGCAGGAGATGATGGCATCGCGCACCTCCGAACGACAGGGACGCATGATCGACCGGGACAGTCCCGCATCGATGGAGCGCAAGAAGGCGGAAGGTTATTTCTGA
- a CDS encoding sulfotransferase family protein yields the protein MNIDGTFPDSLQRTADLIRQQHGSLDTLPLSPVGEFQTRTVTLESLMREVTGCLAENFRHRPAQDFPMLYFACGKARVGSTALSNLFGMTGMPSYYQPLKAILRDALVGRPLTPWIVPSATDEPHIFSKETIGPYVLAESLFNPLQLLIEAGYPRHRLHLIMLDREPASSLASWLDKLISRAPADVLLRHYVVAALSAARVSSYAERQGVPVTHYVYEVSKEALSSVRVLFDRLGLSGSFTENAVTSWREPGQMEANNARVIFPSEAAIYKVPNLHTSDIAYRYQRRATASLSEAQLETLERCGVNESYRTSVAACAHDLGLNTAMSARLFGDWFAAAA from the coding sequence ATGAACATCGACGGGACTTTCCCCGATTCGCTCCAACGAACCGCCGATCTGATTCGGCAACAGCACGGCTCCCTCGATACTTTGCCGCTTTCGCCGGTCGGCGAATTCCAGACCAGGACCGTCACGCTTGAGAGCTTGATGCGCGAGGTCACCGGGTGCCTTGCGGAGAATTTCCGGCATCGCCCGGCGCAAGACTTCCCGATGCTTTATTTTGCATGCGGCAAGGCTCGTGTCGGCTCGACGGCTCTGAGCAATCTGTTCGGCATGACGGGGATGCCGTCATATTACCAGCCGCTGAAGGCGATCTTGCGCGACGCGCTCGTCGGCCGCCCGCTGACGCCCTGGATCGTTCCATCGGCCACCGACGAGCCGCACATCTTCAGCAAGGAAACGATCGGGCCCTACGTGCTTGCCGAGAGCCTGTTCAATCCGTTGCAGCTCTTGATCGAAGCGGGCTATCCGCGGCACCGGCTCCATCTCATCATGCTTGATCGGGAGCCGGCGAGTTCGCTGGCGTCGTGGCTCGACAAGCTGATCTCGCGCGCGCCAGCAGACGTGTTGCTGCGGCACTATGTGGTCGCAGCGCTCAGCGCGGCTCGGGTCTCTAGCTACGCCGAGCGGCAGGGCGTTCCCGTCACTCACTACGTCTACGAGGTAAGCAAGGAGGCCTTGTCGTCCGTGCGCGTCTTGTTCGACCGCCTCGGACTGTCCGGCAGCTTTACCGAGAATGCCGTGACGTCGTGGCGGGAGCCCGGACAAATGGAGGCGAACAACGCGCGCGTCATCTTCCCGAGCGAAGCGGCGATCTACAAGGTGCCCAATCTGCACACCTCCGACATCGCCTATCGCTACCAGCGCCGCGCGACGGCCTCTCTCAGCGAAGCTCAGCTCGAAACTCTCGAGCGCTGTGGGGTCAATGAATCCTATCGCACCTCCGTTGCGGCCTGCGCTCACGATCTCGGCCTGAATACGGCGATGTCGGCGCGACTGTTCGGCGATTGGTTTGCTGCGGCCGCGTGA
- a CDS encoding methyl-accepting chemotaxis protein has protein sequence MGTFRFRIGTKLGIVTGISVVLVGGMLINQMLGNRSIAESNRLVTINYLNKGNAQAAQTAMARAQLAALELGSAPTAGEVDRLLELLRTRGGEAGSEIDAATERATRKVTQDAYRETKKFVEAYLTSGIELAGAQKALIAAPAGGARIAAESAKASILAEHMRPAALEVSKRIDDLVGVANEFAARRKGEMLTELDRVANFALIVGVFVVLTLVGSAVFSVMSIARPVRRIGDVLLQLAGGNKAIEIPYTGRGDEVGDNARAAQTFKENLIRIEQMEAETKDQEIAAAAQRKQEMTRLASAFETAVGGIIDSVSAASHQLESAAGTLSGTAEQTQQLSGMVAAASEEASTNVGAVASAAEEMSTSVVEIGRQVHDSSRIASDAVKQAERTDVRINELLKAAGRIGDVVKLITAIAEQTNLLALNATIEAARAGESGRGFAVVASEVKALAAQTARATEEISAQIAGMQAATEDSVGAIKEIGATIARISDISTTIAATIEEQGAATAEIARNVSEAAKGTVEVTNKIAQVSQGASATGAASGQVLASARSLSSESSLLKTELEKFLKTVRAA, from the coding sequence GTGGGGACATTCAGGTTTCGCATCGGAACCAAGCTCGGCATCGTGACGGGCATAAGCGTCGTGCTGGTCGGCGGCATGCTGATCAACCAGATGCTCGGTAACCGTTCGATCGCCGAATCCAATCGCCTGGTCACGATCAACTACCTCAACAAGGGCAATGCGCAGGCAGCGCAGACGGCGATGGCACGGGCGCAGCTCGCCGCTCTCGAACTCGGCTCGGCGCCGACAGCCGGAGAGGTCGACAGGCTCCTCGAGCTTCTCCGCACCCGAGGGGGCGAGGCCGGGTCGGAAATCGATGCCGCGACCGAGCGGGCGACCCGGAAGGTCACCCAGGACGCCTACCGTGAGACCAAAAAATTCGTCGAAGCGTATCTGACCAGTGGCATCGAGCTGGCGGGGGCGCAAAAGGCCCTCATTGCCGCTCCTGCCGGTGGTGCCAGGATTGCAGCGGAATCGGCGAAGGCAAGCATTCTCGCAGAGCACATGCGTCCGGCCGCTCTGGAAGTCAGCAAACGCATCGACGACCTCGTCGGCGTCGCCAACGAATTCGCCGCGCGCCGCAAGGGCGAGATGCTCACCGAGCTGGACCGGGTCGCCAATTTCGCATTGATCGTCGGCGTATTCGTCGTTCTGACGTTGGTCGGGTCCGCGGTGTTTTCCGTGATGAGTATCGCCAGGCCGGTCCGTCGCATCGGCGACGTGCTGCTGCAACTCGCGGGCGGCAACAAGGCGATCGAGATTCCCTACACGGGCCGCGGCGATGAAGTCGGCGACAATGCTCGCGCCGCCCAGACCTTCAAGGAAAATCTGATCCGCATCGAGCAGATGGAAGCCGAGACGAAGGACCAGGAAATCGCCGCGGCCGCTCAGCGCAAGCAGGAGATGACGCGGCTCGCGAGCGCATTCGAAACTGCGGTTGGCGGTATCATCGACTCCGTGTCGGCGGCCTCCCACCAACTCGAATCCGCCGCCGGCACACTGTCCGGCACGGCGGAACAGACCCAGCAGCTCTCGGGAATGGTCGCCGCCGCTTCGGAAGAAGCCTCCACCAACGTCGGAGCCGTGGCGTCCGCAGCCGAGGAAATGAGCACGTCGGTCGTCGAGATCGGCCGCCAAGTGCACGATTCCAGCCGCATCGCTAGCGACGCGGTCAAGCAGGCCGAGCGCACCGACGTCAGGATCAATGAGCTGCTCAAGGCTGCGGGCCGCATTGGCGACGTCGTCAAGCTGATCACCGCGATAGCCGAACAGACCAATCTCCTGGCCCTGAACGCAACGATCGAGGCGGCGCGGGCGGGCGAATCCGGCCGCGGCTTCGCGGTCGTCGCCAGCGAGGTCAAGGCGCTCGCAGCACAAACCGCGCGTGCGACCGAGGAGATCAGCGCACAGATCGCCGGCATGCAGGCGGCGACCGAGGATTCCGTCGGCGCGATCAAGGAGATCGGCGCAACCATCGCCCGCATCTCGGACATCTCGACGACGATCGCTGCGACCATCGAGGAGCAGGGCGCGGCGACGGCCGAGATTGCGCGCAACGTCAGCGAAGCCGCCAAGGGCACCGTCGAAGTTACGAATAAGATCGCGCAGGTCAGTCAAGGCGCCAGCGCCACCGGCGCGGCATCGGGACAGGTGCTGGCATCGGCGCGCTCGCTGTCGAGCGAAAGCAGCCTCTTGAAGACAGAGCTCGAGAAGTTCCTCAAGACCGTGCGCGCGGCCTGA
- a CDS encoding thermonuclease family protein, whose translation MRSPGRINPHRSSFSGSPFRRQFSGLPPWMFVVGVAVVIVITFRHGTNWPQPHATDDQGQNAEIILQQTGNADLRPVEVIRTVDGDTFLARLRHRDGRGLVARVRLRGIDAPELKASCQEELDKAEAATRALRDLLGQGGVTISNLGADKYGRVLADVATRRTADVAAALLAGGYVRSYNGGHRDGWCARGWRFW comes from the coding sequence ATGCGTTCCCCCGGTCGTATCAATCCTCATCGGTCGTCGTTCAGCGGTTCTCCGTTCCGCCGCCAATTCTCGGGCCTGCCGCCATGGATGTTCGTGGTCGGCGTGGCGGTGGTGATCGTGATCACCTTTCGTCACGGAACAAACTGGCCGCAGCCGCATGCGACTGACGACCAGGGGCAGAATGCCGAAATTATCCTGCAGCAGACCGGCAATGCCGACCTCCGTCCGGTCGAGGTCATCCGCACCGTCGATGGCGACACTTTTCTCGCGCGCCTGCGCCACCGTGACGGCCGCGGTCTCGTTGCGCGCGTTCGGCTGCGCGGCATCGATGCGCCTGAATTGAAGGCGTCCTGCCAGGAGGAGCTGGATAAGGCCGAAGCTGCGACCCGCGCATTGCGCGATCTGCTCGGCCAGGGCGGCGTCACGATCAGCAATCTCGGTGCCGACAAGTACGGGCGCGTCCTCGCCGATGTTGCGACCAGACGGACCGCCGACGTCGCGGCCGCGCTGCTCGCGGGCGGCTACGTGCGCAGCTACAATGGCGGCCATCGCGACGGCTGGTGCGCGCGGGGCTGGCGCTTCTGGTAG
- a CDS encoding L,D-transpeptidase has protein sequence MSMRIAVALAATIAAGALTSTAAQARPEMVGSHLADYSPGTIVVKTSERRLYLILGNGQAVRYPVGVGKAGKQWAGTTRIDGKYLNPAWAPPAEVKRDKPNMPDVIPGGSPRNPMGVAAMTLAGGEYAIHGTNVPGSIGGFVSYGCIRMLNDDITDLYGRVSVGTTVVVTR, from the coding sequence ATGTCGATGAGGATTGCGGTGGCGCTGGCCGCCACCATCGCGGCAGGGGCCTTGACGTCGACGGCGGCGCAGGCGCGGCCGGAAATGGTGGGGTCACACCTGGCCGACTATTCGCCGGGCACCATCGTGGTCAAAACCAGCGAGCGGCGGCTTTATCTCATCCTCGGCAACGGCCAGGCCGTGCGCTATCCGGTCGGCGTCGGCAAGGCCGGCAAGCAGTGGGCCGGCACGACGCGGATCGACGGCAAATATCTCAATCCGGCCTGGGCGCCGCCCGCCGAGGTGAAGCGCGACAAACCGAACATGCCCGACGTCATTCCGGGCGGCTCGCCGCGCAACCCGATGGGCGTTGCGGCGATGACGCTCGCCGGCGGTGAATATGCGATCCACGGCACCAACGTGCCGGGCTCGATCGGCGGCTTCGTCTCCTATGGCTGCATCCGCATGCTCAACGACGACATCACCGATCTCTATGGCCGCGTCTCCGTCGGCACGACGGTGGTCGTGACGCGCTGA
- the acs gene encoding acetate--CoA ligase, whose amino-acid sequence MSEKIYDVPAEWAKRAWVDQAKYKEMYARSISDPNGFWAEQAKRIDWMKAPTKIENVSFAPGNISIKWFEDGILNVAHNCIDRHLPARAHQTAIIWEGDDPSQSKHITYKELHDEVCRMANILRTRNVKKGDRVTIYLPMIPEAAYAMLACARIGAIHSVVFAGFSPDSLAQRINDCQSKVIITADEGLRGGKKVPLKANVDAALSKADGVDWVVVVKRTGAKVDMNPTRDLWYHEAAAMVTTECPVEHMHAEDPLFILYTSGSTGQPKGVLHTSGGYLVFASMTHQYVFDYHDGDIYWCTADVGWVTGHSYILYGPLANGATTLMFEGVPNYPDNSRFWNVIDKHKVNIFYTAPTAIRALMQSGDEPVKKTSRASLRLLGSVGEPINPEAWEWYHRVVGDDRCPIVDTWWQTETGGILITPLPGATKLKPGSATQPFFGVMPEIVDADGKVLEGETTGNLCLTRSWPGQMRTVYGDHARFEQTYFSTYRGKYFTGDGCRRDADGYYWITGRVDDVINVSGHRMGTAEVESALVAHEKVSEAAVVGFPHDIKGQGIYAYVTLMAGVQPTDELRKELVTWVRKEIGPIASPDQIQFAPSLPKTRSGKIMRRILRKIAEDEPGSLGDTSTLADPAVVDDLVKNRQNKKSA is encoded by the coding sequence ATGTCCGAGAAGATCTACGACGTCCCCGCGGAGTGGGCGAAGCGCGCCTGGGTCGACCAGGCCAAGTACAAGGAGATGTACGCCCGCTCGATCTCGGACCCGAACGGCTTCTGGGCGGAGCAGGCCAAGCGCATCGACTGGATGAAGGCGCCGACGAAGATCGAGAACGTCTCCTTCGCGCCCGGCAACATCTCGATCAAATGGTTCGAGGACGGAATCCTCAACGTCGCCCATAACTGCATCGACCGGCATCTGCCGGCGCGCGCCCACCAGACCGCGATCATCTGGGAAGGCGACGATCCCTCGCAGTCCAAGCACATCACCTATAAGGAGCTGCACGACGAGGTGTGCCGGATGGCCAACATCCTGCGCACCCGCAACGTCAAGAAGGGCGACCGCGTCACCATCTACCTGCCGATGATCCCCGAGGCCGCCTATGCGATGTTGGCCTGCGCGCGGATCGGCGCGATCCACTCCGTGGTGTTCGCGGGCTTCTCGCCCGACAGCCTTGCTCAGCGCATCAACGATTGCCAGTCCAAGGTCATCATCACCGCGGACGAAGGCCTGCGCGGCGGCAAGAAGGTGCCGCTGAAGGCCAATGTCGATGCCGCGCTCAGTAAAGCCGACGGCGTCGACTGGGTCGTCGTGGTCAAGCGCACCGGCGCCAAGGTGGACATGAACCCGACGCGCGACCTCTGGTACCACGAGGCCGCGGCAATGGTGACCACGGAATGCCCGGTCGAGCACATGCACGCCGAGGACCCGCTGTTCATCCTCTACACGTCGGGCTCGACCGGCCAGCCCAAGGGCGTGCTGCACACCTCCGGCGGCTATCTCGTGTTCGCCTCGATGACGCATCAATACGTCTTCGACTATCACGACGGCGACATCTACTGGTGCACCGCCGACGTCGGCTGGGTCACCGGCCACAGCTACATTCTCTACGGACCGCTGGCGAACGGGGCGACGACGCTGATGTTCGAGGGCGTGCCGAATTATCCGGATAATTCGCGGTTCTGGAACGTCATCGACAAGCACAAGGTCAACATCTTCTACACCGCGCCGACCGCGATCCGCGCGCTGATGCAGAGCGGCGATGAGCCGGTGAAGAAGACCTCGCGCGCCTCGCTCCGCCTGCTCGGCTCGGTCGGCGAGCCCATCAATCCCGAAGCCTGGGAATGGTATCACCGCGTCGTCGGCGACGACCGCTGCCCGATCGTCGATACGTGGTGGCAGACCGAGACCGGCGGCATCCTGATCACGCCGCTGCCGGGCGCCACCAAGCTGAAGCCGGGCTCGGCAACGCAGCCGTTCTTCGGCGTGATGCCCGAAATCGTCGATGCCGACGGCAAGGTGCTGGAAGGCGAGACCACCGGCAACCTCTGCCTGACGCGGTCCTGGCCGGGCCAGATGCGCACGGTCTATGGCGATCACGCTCGCTTCGAGCAGACCTATTTCTCGACCTACAGGGGCAAGTATTTTACGGGCGACGGCTGCCGCCGCGATGCCGACGGCTATTACTGGATCACCGGCCGCGTCGACGACGTCATCAACGTCTCCGGCCACCGCATGGGCACCGCCGAAGTCGAAAGCGCGCTGGTGGCGCATGAGAAGGTGTCGGAAGCGGCCGTCGTCGGCTTCCCGCACGACATCAAGGGTCAGGGCATCTACGCCTATGTCACCCTGATGGCCGGCGTGCAGCCGACCGACGAGCTGCGCAAGGAGCTCGTGACCTGGGTGCGCAAGGAGATCGGTCCGATCGCCTCGCCCGACCAGATCCAGTTCGCCCCGAGCCTGCCAAAAACCCGCTCCGGCAAGATCATGCGCCGCATCCTGCGCAAGATCGCCGAGGACGAGCCGGGGAGCCTCGGCGACACCTCGACACTCGCCGATCCTGCCGTCGTCGATGATCTCGTCAAGAACCGGCAGAACAAGAAGTCAGCGTAA